One window from the genome of Nicotiana tomentosiformis chromosome 5, ASM39032v3, whole genome shotgun sequence encodes:
- the LOC104095758 gene encoding desiccation-related protein PCC13-62-like: MIFAYFSLLIFLFLLLLSSSCASIDSNVPKSDVDLLEFPLNLEYMEAEFFLWGSFGRGLDSFAPELADGGPSPIGARIAKLSSLIRDVIAQFGFQEVGHVRAIKNTIAGFPRPLLNLSREAFATVMNDAFGHPLEPPFNPYANDINYLLASYVIPYIGLTGYVGANPKLHSPTAKRLLAGLLGVESGQDAVLRALLYERGRENVEPYGITVAEFTNRISELRNKLGRHGLKDEGLKVNPAVGAEGKIRGNILAGDKYSLSYDRTPEEILRIVYGSGNENKPGGFYPKGADGRIAKSYLGLGGN, from the exons ATGATATTTGCTTATTTCTCACTATTGATTTTCCTCTTTTTGCTACTACTAAGTTCAAGTTGTGCTTCTATTGATTCTAACGTGCCAAAATCGGATGTAGATTTATTAGAATTTCCTTTGAATTTAGAGTATATGGAAGCTGAATTTTTCTTGTGGGGTTCTTTTGGCCGTGGACTGGATAGCTTTGCACCTGAACTTGCAGATGGTGGACCATCACCTATTGGGGCTAGAATTGCAAAACTCAGCTCTCTAATTAGAGATGTCATTGCTCAATTCGGATTCCAAGAAGTTGGTCATGTTAG GGCAATCAAGAATACAATAGCAGGATTTCCAAGACCACTGCTAAATCTAAGCAGAGAAGCATTTGCAACAGTTATGAACGATGCATTTGGACATCCACTAGAACCACCTTTCAATCCTTACGCTAACGACATTAATTATCTTCTTGCTTCGTATGTTATTCCTTATATTGGACTCACTGGATATGTTGGAGCCAATCCTAAACTCCACAGCCCTACGGCCAAAAGG CTACTAGCAGGGCTACTGGGAGTAGAATCAGGTCAAGACGCAGTTCTGAGAGCATTGCTTTACGAGCGAGGAAGAGAGAACGTGGAACCCTACGGGATAACAGTAGCAGAGTTCACAAACCGAATATCAGAGCTGAGAAATAAATTGGGACGCCATGGATTGAAAGATGAAGGACTCAAAGTGAATCCAGCAGTAGGTGCTGAAGGGAAAATACGAGGAAATATATTAGCAGGAGACAAATACTCACTTTCCTACGACAGAACGCCAGAGGAAATACTGCGAATAGTGTACGGAAGTGGAAATGAGAATAAACCAGGTGGATTTTACCCAAAAGGAGCTGACGGCCGAATAGCAAAATCCTATCTTGGACTTGGAGGGAATTAA